A section of the Dromaius novaehollandiae isolate bDroNov1 chromosome 6, bDroNov1.hap1, whole genome shotgun sequence genome encodes:
- the TMEM72 gene encoding transmembrane protein 72 isoform X2 yields MQHKAFWTALEYTCRLLGISTAAVLIGVGGETLQRGQFKSLAFYLLYEPGSLAHACCKRARRPGSFQKFMGYSLLSVACFLHPVLVWHVTIPGSMLVLTALAYFLLSKRRKSPGHKETQPQAGQYVDPSATMAAPTSAGDTEQTYTFHGAQREQHCSLLGHMKSILKGSRDKNLAQAAPAIPTPPPAPRKQVHFQEKVVQIIPSISDSLDDVESEAEETTLDTAPILTPPDTPVILAPLSSTGLF; encoded by the exons ATGCAGCACAAGGCATTTTGGACTGCTCTGGAGTATACCTGCCGATTGCTGGGCATCTCCACCGCAGCAG TACTGATCGGTGTGGGCGGAGAAACTCTGCAGCGAGGACAGTTCAAAAGCCTGGCTTTCTATCTGCT ATATGAGCCAGGTTCCCTGGCACACGCCTGCTGCAAGCGAGCTAGACGCCCAGGAAGCTTCCAGAAATTCATGGGGTACTCACTGCTCTCAGTGGCTTGCTTCCTGCATCCCGTCCTTGTCTGGCACGTCACCATCCCTG GCTCCATGCTGGTGCTCACCGCCTTGGCCTACTTCCTGCTGAGCAAGAGGAGGAAGAGCCCAGGGCATAAAGAGACACAACCCCAAGCAGGGCAATACGTGGACCCTTCAGCCACCATGGCAGCCCCGACCAGCGCCGGTGACACTGAGCAGACCTACACCTTCCATGGGGCCCAGAGGGAGCAGCACTGCTCACTGCTTGGCCACATGAAGAGcatcctgaaaggcagcagggacAAAAACCTGGCCCAGGCAGCTCCAGCCATACCAacacccccaccagccccacgcaAGCAAGTGCACTTCCAGGAGAAAGTGGTGCAGATCATCCCCTCCATCAGCGACAGCTTGGATGATGTGGAGAGTGAGGCTGAAGAGACCACACTGGACACAGCACCCATCCTCACCCCTCCAGATACCCCTGTCATCCTCGCTCCCCTCAGTTCCACAGGCCTGTTCTGA
- the TMEM72 gene encoding transmembrane protein 72 isoform X1, giving the protein MQHKAFWTALEYTCRLLGISTAAVLIGVGGETLQRGQFKSLAFYLLFSGVAVTVCEGFFFITLFLGMCFTYEPGSLAHACCKRARRPGSFQKFMGYSLLSVACFLHPVLVWHVTIPGSMLVLTALAYFLLSKRRKSPGHKETQPQAGQYVDPSATMAAPTSAGDTEQTYTFHGAQREQHCSLLGHMKSILKGSRDKNLAQAAPAIPTPPPAPRKQVHFQEKVVQIIPSISDSLDDVESEAEETTLDTAPILTPPDTPVILAPLSSTGLF; this is encoded by the exons ATGCAGCACAAGGCATTTTGGACTGCTCTGGAGTATACCTGCCGATTGCTGGGCATCTCCACCGCAGCAG TACTGATCGGTGTGGGCGGAGAAACTCTGCAGCGAGGACAGTTCAAAAGCCTGGCTTTCTATCTGCT TTTTTCAGGGGTTGCAGTTACTGTCTGCGAAGGCTTCTTCTTTATCACTTTGTTCCTGGGGATGTGCTTCAC ATATGAGCCAGGTTCCCTGGCACACGCCTGCTGCAAGCGAGCTAGACGCCCAGGAAGCTTCCAGAAATTCATGGGGTACTCACTGCTCTCAGTGGCTTGCTTCCTGCATCCCGTCCTTGTCTGGCACGTCACCATCCCTG GCTCCATGCTGGTGCTCACCGCCTTGGCCTACTTCCTGCTGAGCAAGAGGAGGAAGAGCCCAGGGCATAAAGAGACACAACCCCAAGCAGGGCAATACGTGGACCCTTCAGCCACCATGGCAGCCCCGACCAGCGCCGGTGACACTGAGCAGACCTACACCTTCCATGGGGCCCAGAGGGAGCAGCACTGCTCACTGCTTGGCCACATGAAGAGcatcctgaaaggcagcagggacAAAAACCTGGCCCAGGCAGCTCCAGCCATACCAacacccccaccagccccacgcaAGCAAGTGCACTTCCAGGAGAAAGTGGTGCAGATCATCCCCTCCATCAGCGACAGCTTGGATGATGTGGAGAGTGAGGCTGAAGAGACCACACTGGACACAGCACCCATCCTCACCCCTCCAGATACCCCTGTCATCCTCGCTCCCCTCAGTTCCACAGGCCTGTTCTGA